In one Bos mutus isolate GX-2022 chromosome 19, NWIPB_WYAK_1.1, whole genome shotgun sequence genomic region, the following are encoded:
- the HIC1 gene encoding hypermethylated in cancer 1 protein isoform X2, which yields MTFPEADIFLKSGECAGQTMLDTMEAPGHSRQLLLQLNNQRTKGFLCDVIIVVQNALFRAHKNVLAASSAYLKSLVVHDNLLNLDHDMVSPAVFRLVLDFIYTGRLADGAEAAAAAAVAPGAEPSLGAVLAAASYLQIPDLVALCKKRLKRHGKYCHLRGGGGGGGGYAPYGRPGRGLRAATPVIQACYSSPAGPPPPPTAEPPSGPEAAVNTHCAELYASGPGPATALCAPERRCSPLCGLDLSKKSPPGSAPPERPPGERELPPRPDSPPSAGPAAYKEPPLTLPPLPPLPFQKLEEAGPPPDPFRGGGGSPGSEPPGRPDGPSLLYRWMKHEPGLGSYGDELGRERGSPSERCEERGGDPSASPGGPPLGLAPPPRYAGSLDGPGAGGDGDDYKSSSEETGSSEDPSPPGGHLEGYPCPHLAYGEPESFGDNLYVCIPCGKGFPSSEQLNAHVEAHVEEEEALYGRAEAAEVAAGAAGLGPPFGGGGDKVAGAPGGLGELLRPYRCASCDKSYKDPATLRQHEKTHWLTRPYPCTICGKKFTQRGTMTRHMRSHLGLKPFACDACGMRFTRQYRLTEHMRIHSGEKPYECQVCGGKFAQQRNLISHMKMHAVGGAAGAAGALAGLGGLPGVPGPDGKGKLDFPEGVFAVARLTAEQLSLKQQDKAAAAELLAQTTHFLHDPKVALESLYPLAKFTAELGLSPDKAAEVLSQGAHLAAGPDGRTIDRFSPT from the exons ATGACTTTTCCTGAAGCGGACATTTTCCTCAAATCGG GAGAGTGTGCTGGGCAGACGATGCTGGACACGATGGAGGCGCCCGGCCACtccaggcagctgctgctgcagctcaACAACCAGCGCACCAAGGGCTTCTTGTGCGACGTGATCATCGTGGTGCAGAACGCCCTCTTCCGCGCGCACAAGAACGTGCTGGCGGCCAGCAGCGCCTACCTCAAGTCCCTGGTGGTGCACGACAACCTGCTCAACCTGGACCATGACATGGTGAGCCCGGCCGTGTTCCGCCTGGTGCTGGACTTCATCTACACCGGCCGCCTGGCGGATGGCGCGGAGGCTGCGGCGGCGGCTGCCGTGGCCCCGGGAGCCGAGCCGAGCCTGGGCGCCGTGCTGGCCGCCGCCAGCTACCTGCAGATCCCCGACCTCGTGGCGCTGTGCAAGAAACGCCTCAAGCGCCACGGCAAGTACTGCCACctgcggggcggcggcggcggcggcggcggctacGCACCCTACGGGAGGCCGGGCCGGGGCCTGCGGGCCGCCACGCCCGTCATCCAGGCCTGCTACTCCTCCCCGGCCGGGCCTCCGCCGCCGCCCACCGCCGAGCCGCCGTCGGGCCCCGAGGCCGCTGTGAACACGCACTGCGCCGAGCTGTACGCCTCGGGCCCCGGCCCGGCCACCGCGCTCTGCGCCCCGGAGCGCCGCTGCTCCCCGCTCTGCGGCCTGGACCTGTCAAAGAAAAGCCCGCCGGGCTCCGCGCCTCCCGAGCGACCGCCGGGGGAGCGAGAGCTGCCCCCACGCCCAGACAGCCCTCCCAGCGCCGGCCCCGCCGCCTACAAGGAGCCACCACTCACCCTGCCACCGTTGCCGCCGCTGCCCttccagaagctggaggaggccGGACCGCCTCCGGATCCGTTCCGAGGTGGCGGCGGCAGCCCGGGATCCGAGCCCCCCGGCCGCCCCGACGGGCCCAGCCTCCTCTaccgctggatgaagcacgagccaGGCCTGGGCAGCTACGGCGACGAGCTGGGCCGCGAGCGCGGCTCCCCCAGCGAACGCTGCGAGGAGCGCGGCGGAGACCCCTCGGCCTCGCCCGGGGGGCCTCCGCTCGGCCTGGCGCCGCCGCCGCGCTACGCGGGCAGCTTGGACGGGCCTGGCGCTGGCGGCGACGGCGACGACTACAAGAGCAGCAGTGAGGAGACGGGCAGCAGTGAGGACCCCAGCCCGCCCGGCGGCCACCTCGAGGGCTACCCGTGCCCGCACCTGGCCTACGGAGAGCCCGAGAGCTTCGGCGACAACCTGTACGTTTGCATCCCGTGCGGAAAGGGCTTCCCCAGCTCGGAGCAGCTGAACGCGCACGTGGAGGCGcacgtggaggaggaggaggcgctGTACGGCCGGGCCGAGGCAGCGGAGGTGGCCGCGGGGGCCGCCGGCCTCGGGCCCCCTTTTGGAGGCGGTGGGGACAAGGTGGCCGGGGCCCCGGGGGGCCTGGGCGAGCTGCTGCGGCCGTACCGCTGCGCGTCGTGCGACAAGAGCTACAAGGACCCGGCCACGCTGCGGCAGCACGAGAAGACCCACTGGCTGACGCGGCCCTACCCCTGCACCATCTGCGGGAAGAAGTTCACGCAGCGCGGGACCATGACGCGCCACATGCGCAGCCACCTGGGCCTCAAGCCCTTCGCGTGCGACGCGTGCGGCATGCGCTTCACGCGCCAGTACCGCCTCACCGAGCACATGCGCATCCACTCGGGCGAGAAGCCCTATGAGTGCCAGGTGTGCGGCGGCAAGTTCGCCCAGCAGCGCAACCTCATCAGTCACATGAAGATGCACGCTGTGGGCGGCGCGGCCGGCGCGGCCGGGGCGCTGGCGGGGCTGGGGGGGCTCCCCGGCGTCCCGGGCCCCGACGGCAAGGGCAAGCTCGATTTCCCCGAGGGCGTCTTTGCAGTGGCGCGCCTCACGGCCGAACAGCTCAGCCTGAAGCAGCAGGACAAGGCGGCTGCGGCCGAGCTGCTGGCTCAGACCACGCACTTCCTGCACGACCCCAAGGTGGCGCTCGAGAGCCTCTACCCGCTGGCCAAGTTCACCGCGGAGCTGGGCCTCAGCCCCGACAAGGCGGCCGAGGTGCTGAGCCAGGGCGCGCACCTGGCCGCCGGCCCCGACGGCCGAACCATCGACCGTTTCTCTCCCACCTAG
- the HIC1 gene encoding hypermethylated in cancer 1 protein isoform X1, producing MLDTMEAPGHSRQLLLQLNNQRTKGFLCDVIIVVQNALFRAHKNVLAASSAYLKSLVVHDNLLNLDHDMVSPAVFRLVLDFIYTGRLADGAEAAAAAAVAPGAEPSLGAVLAAASYLQIPDLVALCKKRLKRHGKYCHLRGGGGGGGGYAPYGRPGRGLRAATPVIQACYSSPAGPPPPPTAEPPSGPEAAVNTHCAELYASGPGPATALCAPERRCSPLCGLDLSKKSPPGSAPPERPPGERELPPRPDSPPSAGPAAYKEPPLTLPPLPPLPFQKLEEAGPPPDPFRGGGGSPGSEPPGRPDGPSLLYRWMKHEPGLGSYGDELGRERGSPSERCEERGGDPSASPGGPPLGLAPPPRYAGSLDGPGAGGDGDDYKSSSEETGSSEDPSPPGGHLEGYPCPHLAYGEPESFGDNLYVCIPCGKGFPSSEQLNAHVEAHVEEEEALYGRAEAAEVAAGAAGLGPPFGGGGDKVAGAPGGLGELLRPYRCASCDKSYKDPATLRQHEKTHWLTRPYPCTICGKKFTQRGTMTRHMRSHLGLKPFACDACGMRFTRQYRLTEHMRIHSGEKPYECQVCGGKFAQQRNLISHMKMHAVGGAAGAAGALAGLGGLPGVPGPDGKGKLDFPEGVFAVARLTAEQLSLKQQDKAAAAELLAQTTHFLHDPKVALESLYPLAKFTAELGLSPDKAAEVLSQGAHLAAGPDGRTIDRFSPT from the coding sequence ATGCTGGACACGATGGAGGCGCCCGGCCACtccaggcagctgctgctgcagctcaACAACCAGCGCACCAAGGGCTTCTTGTGCGACGTGATCATCGTGGTGCAGAACGCCCTCTTCCGCGCGCACAAGAACGTGCTGGCGGCCAGCAGCGCCTACCTCAAGTCCCTGGTGGTGCACGACAACCTGCTCAACCTGGACCATGACATGGTGAGCCCGGCCGTGTTCCGCCTGGTGCTGGACTTCATCTACACCGGCCGCCTGGCGGATGGCGCGGAGGCTGCGGCGGCGGCTGCCGTGGCCCCGGGAGCCGAGCCGAGCCTGGGCGCCGTGCTGGCCGCCGCCAGCTACCTGCAGATCCCCGACCTCGTGGCGCTGTGCAAGAAACGCCTCAAGCGCCACGGCAAGTACTGCCACctgcggggcggcggcggcggcggcggcggctacGCACCCTACGGGAGGCCGGGCCGGGGCCTGCGGGCCGCCACGCCCGTCATCCAGGCCTGCTACTCCTCCCCGGCCGGGCCTCCGCCGCCGCCCACCGCCGAGCCGCCGTCGGGCCCCGAGGCCGCTGTGAACACGCACTGCGCCGAGCTGTACGCCTCGGGCCCCGGCCCGGCCACCGCGCTCTGCGCCCCGGAGCGCCGCTGCTCCCCGCTCTGCGGCCTGGACCTGTCAAAGAAAAGCCCGCCGGGCTCCGCGCCTCCCGAGCGACCGCCGGGGGAGCGAGAGCTGCCCCCACGCCCAGACAGCCCTCCCAGCGCCGGCCCCGCCGCCTACAAGGAGCCACCACTCACCCTGCCACCGTTGCCGCCGCTGCCCttccagaagctggaggaggccGGACCGCCTCCGGATCCGTTCCGAGGTGGCGGCGGCAGCCCGGGATCCGAGCCCCCCGGCCGCCCCGACGGGCCCAGCCTCCTCTaccgctggatgaagcacgagccaGGCCTGGGCAGCTACGGCGACGAGCTGGGCCGCGAGCGCGGCTCCCCCAGCGAACGCTGCGAGGAGCGCGGCGGAGACCCCTCGGCCTCGCCCGGGGGGCCTCCGCTCGGCCTGGCGCCGCCGCCGCGCTACGCGGGCAGCTTGGACGGGCCTGGCGCTGGCGGCGACGGCGACGACTACAAGAGCAGCAGTGAGGAGACGGGCAGCAGTGAGGACCCCAGCCCGCCCGGCGGCCACCTCGAGGGCTACCCGTGCCCGCACCTGGCCTACGGAGAGCCCGAGAGCTTCGGCGACAACCTGTACGTTTGCATCCCGTGCGGAAAGGGCTTCCCCAGCTCGGAGCAGCTGAACGCGCACGTGGAGGCGcacgtggaggaggaggaggcgctGTACGGCCGGGCCGAGGCAGCGGAGGTGGCCGCGGGGGCCGCCGGCCTCGGGCCCCCTTTTGGAGGCGGTGGGGACAAGGTGGCCGGGGCCCCGGGGGGCCTGGGCGAGCTGCTGCGGCCGTACCGCTGCGCGTCGTGCGACAAGAGCTACAAGGACCCGGCCACGCTGCGGCAGCACGAGAAGACCCACTGGCTGACGCGGCCCTACCCCTGCACCATCTGCGGGAAGAAGTTCACGCAGCGCGGGACCATGACGCGCCACATGCGCAGCCACCTGGGCCTCAAGCCCTTCGCGTGCGACGCGTGCGGCATGCGCTTCACGCGCCAGTACCGCCTCACCGAGCACATGCGCATCCACTCGGGCGAGAAGCCCTATGAGTGCCAGGTGTGCGGCGGCAAGTTCGCCCAGCAGCGCAACCTCATCAGTCACATGAAGATGCACGCTGTGGGCGGCGCGGCCGGCGCGGCCGGGGCGCTGGCGGGGCTGGGGGGGCTCCCCGGCGTCCCGGGCCCCGACGGCAAGGGCAAGCTCGATTTCCCCGAGGGCGTCTTTGCAGTGGCGCGCCTCACGGCCGAACAGCTCAGCCTGAAGCAGCAGGACAAGGCGGCTGCGGCCGAGCTGCTGGCTCAGACCACGCACTTCCTGCACGACCCCAAGGTGGCGCTCGAGAGCCTCTACCCGCTGGCCAAGTTCACCGCGGAGCTGGGCCTCAGCCCCGACAAGGCGGCCGAGGTGCTGAGCCAGGGCGCGCACCTGGCCGCCGGCCCCGACGGCCGAACCATCGACCGTTTCTCTCCCACCTAG